From Thermoleophilum album:
GCTCGCCGACGGGACGGAGATAGCTGCCGATCTCGTCGTCGTCGCTGCCGGGGCACGCACGCGCCAGCTTTTGCCCGATTCGGCTGTCGCCCGCAGCGTGCGCCCGGTGAAGGGTCAGCTCATCACCGTCGCCGCCGACGGGCGGCGCGCGCAAGCGCCCCGCATCGTGGTGCGGACGCCCCGCGTCTACCTGGTGCCGCGCGGCGACGGACGCGTGGTGATCGGCGCGACGCAGGAGGAGCGCGGTTTCGACAGCACGGTCACGGCGGGCGCGCTGCGCACCTTGCTCGAAGAAGCCTGGGAGGTGTGGCCGGGGGTCGACGAAGCGCAGTTCCTCGCTGCGAAGAGCGGTCACCGCCCGGCCACCCCCGACAACGAGCCGATCGTCGGGTTCGACCCCGACCTCGACGGCCTCTTCTGGGCCACGGGCCACTGGCGCAATGGCGTGCTCTGGACTGCGCTCGTCGGTGACCTCGTTCGCGATCTCGTGCTCGGTCGCGGGCCGGCGATCGACCCCAGTCCCTACGACCCGGCCCGTTTCGTCGCTGCTGCCACCGCCAGCCGCGCCGCGGTTGTGGCGAACCCCGCCCCGGCGTTCGAAAGGAGCTGATCGCCGTGGGGCCGCCAAGCGAGACGCCCGTCGAGGCGCGAGGTGAGGGCGGTACCGTCACGGTGGTGGTGAACGGCCAGAACAGGAAGCTCCCGGTCGGCGTGACCGTCGCCGACGTGGTGCGGGAGCTCGCGGGCGACGAGGGTGCGCGCGGCGTCGCCGTCGCGGTCGACGGCGAGGTGGTGCCGCGCGGACGCTGGGACGACGTCGCGCTCGCCGGCGGCGAGCGCATCGAGGTCGTGCGTGCGGTCCAGGGCGGCTGAGGCGAGGTAGCGGTGGGTCTCGTAATCGACGGCGTCGAGCTGCGCTCGCGACTGATCCTCGGCAGCGGCGGTTTTTCCAACCTCGAGGTCTTGCGACAGGCGATCGAGGCGAGCGGAACGGATCTCGTCACGGTCGCGCTGCGGCGCGTCGAGCCGGGAAGCGAAGGTTCGTTGCTCGACGTGATCGAGGCGACGGGATGCCGCGTCCTGCCCAACACGGCGGGGTGTTTCTCGGCCCGCGAAGCTGTCGCGCTAGCGCGCCTAGCGCGCGAAGCGCTCGGGACTGACTGGGTCAAGCTCGAAGTGATCGGCGACGAGGACACGCTCCTCCCCGACCCTGCCGAGCTGCTCGATGCCGCCGCGACGCTCGTCGCCGAGGGCTTCGTCGTCTTGCCCTACACCAACGACGATCCCGTGCTCGCGCGGCGCCTCGAGGAGGTCGGCTGCGCAGCGGTGATGCCGGCGGGCTCGCCGATCGGCAGCGGCATGGGCATC
This genomic window contains:
- the thiS gene encoding sulfur carrier protein ThiS translates to MGPPSETPVEARGEGGTVTVVVNGQNRKLPVGVTVADVVRELAGDEGARGVAVAVDGEVVPRGRWDDVALAGGERIEVVRAVQGG
- a CDS encoding thiazole synthase, with translation MGLVIDGVELRSRLILGSGGFSNLEVLRQAIEASGTDLVTVALRRVEPGSEGSLLDVIEATGCRVLPNTAGCFSAREAVALARLAREALGTDWVKLEVIGDEDTLLPDPAELLDAAATLVAEGFVVLPYTNDDPVLARRLEEVGCAAVMPAGSPIGSGMGINNPYNLRLIREQARVPVILDAGIGTASDAALAMELGCDGVLLASSVSRARDPVAMARAMRLAVEAGRYAYEAGRIPRRTYARPSSPTEGVPVLDP